The genomic window TTTTTATTCCAATCAATAGCAGCTCCATATATTCCCCAACTCAACATAACTGAAGCAACTCTATTTTTTTCTTCTCCCTCACTTTGCCTTTGTAACATTTTATAAAAGATAATCTCTAGTTGTTCCTTGATTATTCGTGCTATCGTGTCTTCATATCCATTATGGCAACGACTTGATAAAGAACAATGGAAGCTAGTTATAGCTAAAAATATGTTCACTATTACTTCTTCTTTTAGTTCATAATCCTTTATTAATTCATCATTTAAGTTAATTAGGAATACTTCAGACAAGACCTTCTCTAATAAATCATATTTATCTACAAAATGATAATAAAACGTTGCTCTGTTAATCATAGCCTCTGTTGTAATATCTTTGACAGTAATATCCTTGAAGTCTTTTTTCTCTGATATCATCATAAATGCATCCATAATTGATTTACGAGTGCGAATATATCGCAAATCTTTTTTTACTTCCGTCATTTTAATCTCCTCCTTTTTTAGACAAATGATTAAATATGTCGTATATACGATAAATGACAACATCTATTGGTATTGTTGTTATTTATTATGTACTAAGATAATGTCGTAATCAACTTTACAAACTAACTTTTGAAGGAGATATATATGATGTTAAAAATTGGAATTATCACTGGAAGTACAAGACAAACAAGAGTTGGCGATCAAGTAGCTGAATGGGTTAAATCATTAGCTGACCAAAGAACAGACGCTTCTTTTGAAATTGTAGACATTAAAGAGTACAATCTGCCATTATATGATGAACTAATCCCTGCTGCTTTCACAAATGATTATCAAACACCAGAAGCAAAACCATGGTCTAAGAAGATAAACGAATTAGATGGTTTTGTTTTTG from Niallia circulans includes these protein-coding regions:
- a CDS encoding TetR/AcrR family transcriptional regulator; this translates as MTEVKKDLRYIRTRKSIMDAFMMISEKKDFKDITVKDITTEAMINRATFYYHFVDKYDLLEKVLSEVFLINLNDELIKDYELKEEVIVNIFLAITSFHCSLSSRCHNGYEDTIARIIKEQLEIIFYKMLQRQSEGEEKNRVASVMLSWGIYGAAIDWNKNSELPPEEYIKLVIPNLSRGFYM